The following are encoded in a window of Scleropages formosus chromosome 7, fSclFor1.1, whole genome shotgun sequence genomic DNA:
- the LOC108934026 gene encoding solute carrier family 12 member 7-like isoform X2, with protein MGDRFVVIPVPKREEESPHAVDEDISPVEEDGGVSPAGGRQHEQSGGKRSEESTREDGIPRESSPFISNADTEQDSYYDGKNMALFEEEMDSNPMVSSLLNKLANYTNLTQGVVEHEEAENEEGAKRKTVKNPQMGTFIGVYLPCMQNILGVILFLRLTWIVGTAGVLETFAIVFMCCSCTMLTAISMSAIATNGVVPAGGSYYMISRSLGPEFGGAVGLCFYLGTTFAGSMYILGTIEIFLTYIVPNAAIFAAEKKEDAAEAMLNNMRIYGTCCLLFMALVVFVGVKYVNKLALVFLSCVVLSILATYAGVIKTVIEPPDFPVCLLGNRSLENHDFDKCLKTEVFGNATVSTELWKLFCDSPFLNASCDEYFASNNVSEIQGIPGLLSGVISDNLWSNYGPTGMLVEKKGQPSLPAQDASRDGYLPYVFNDIATSFMLLVGIYFPSVTGIMAGSNRSGDLRDAQRSIPTGTILAIATTSFIYMSCVVLFGACIEGVVLRDKFGDSVKRNLVIGTLAWPSPWVIVIGSFFSCCGAGLQSLTGAPRLLQAIARDGIVPFLQVFGHGKANGEPTWALLLTAGICEIGILIASLDAVAPILSMFFLMCYLFVNLACAVQTLLRTPNWRPRFKFYHWTLSFLGMSLCLSLMFISSWYYALVAMLIAGCIYKYIEYRGAEKEWGDGIRGLSLNAARYALIRLEEAPPHTKNWRPQLLVLLNLDAELGVKHRRLLSFTTQLKAGKGLTIIGSVLEGTYMSKAAEAKRSEQNVKSAMLAEKTKGFCHVVASSNLRDGFSHLIQTAGLGGMKHNSVLMAWPTSWKHTQDSVSRRNFIETVRETTAAHQALLVAKNVDGFPGNQERLEGTIDVWWIVHDGGLLMLLPFLLRQHKVWRKCKMRLFTVAQLDDNSIQMKKDLQMFLYQLRLDAEVEVVEMHERDISAFTYEKTLVMEQRSQMLKQMQLSRTEREREIQSIADESRSSIKRKNRLGNELQLPLDHTRQGEAQLIHDRNTKSHATLNDKAGPVPDRVHMTWTKEKLIGERNRQREANVGVRDLFNMKPNQSNVRRMHTAVELNKAIGSKSRGAQLVLLNMPGPPKNKGGDENYMEFLEVLMEGLPRVLLVRGSGREVITIYS; from the exons AGGATGGCATCCCGAGAGAGAGCAGTCCCTTCATCAGCAACGCCGACACGGAGCAGGACAGTTACTACGATGGGAAGAACATGGCGCTCTTCGAG GAGGAGATGGACAGCAACCCCATGGTCTCGTCTCTGCTCAACAAACTGGCCAACTACACGAACCTGACGCAGGGGGTCGTCGAGCACGAGGAGGCCGAGAACGAGGAGGGGGCCAAGAGGAAGACGGTCAAG AATCCACAGATGGGCACCTTCATTGGCGTCTACCTGCCCTGCATGCAGAACATCCTGGGCGTCATCCTCTTCCTGCGTCTCACCTGGATCGTGGGCACGGCCGGCGTCCTGGAGACCTTCGCCATCGTCTTCATGTGTTGCTCCTGC ACGATGCTAACGGCCATATCGATGAGCGCCATCGCAACCAACGGCGTGGTACCAG CTGGCGGTTCCTATTACATGATTTCCCGCTCCCTGGGACCCGAGTTTGGCGGAGCTGTGGGCCTCTGCTTCTACCTGGGCACCACGTTCGCCGGGTCCATGTACATCCTGGGTACCATCGAGATCTTTCTT ACTTACATAGTGCCCAACGCTGCCATCTTCGCGGCGGAGAAGAAGGAAGACGCGGCGGAGGCCATGCTCAATAACATGCGCATCTACGGCACTTGCTGCCTGCTCTTCATGGCCCTGGTGGTCTTCGTGGGCGTGAAGTACGTCAACAAGCTGGCGTTGGTCTTCCTGTCCTGCGTGGTGCTCTCCATCTTGGCCACGTACGCCGGGGTCATCAAGACGGTCATCGAGCCCCCAGACTTCCC cgTCTGCCTGCTGGGCAACCGGAGCCTGGAGAACCACGACTTCGACAAGTGCCTGAAGACAGAGGTGTTCGGCAACGCAACGGTGAGCACGGAGCTGTGGAAGCTCTTCTGCGACAGCCCGTTCCTCAACGCCTCCTGCGACGAGTACTTCGCCTCCAACAACGTGAGCGAGATACAGGGCATCCCCGGGCTCCTGAGCGGCGTCATCTCGG ACAACCTGTGGAGCAACTACGGGCCGACCGGGATGCTCGTAGAGAAGAAAGGGCAGCCCTCTTTGCCTGCCCAAGACGCCTCGAGGGACGGCTACCTACCCTATGTGTTCAACGACATCGCCACGTCCTTCATGCTGCTGGTGGGGATCTACTTTCCCTCAGTGACGG GAATTATGGCTGGATCCAACAGGTCCGGAGACCTGCGAGATGCCCAGAGGTCCATTCCCACTGGGACCATCCTGGCCATAGCGACCACCTCCTTTATCT ACATGTCTTGCGTCGTCTTGTTTGGCGCCTGCATCGAGGGTGTTGTTCTGAGGGACAA GTTTGGTGACTCGGTCAAAAGGAACCTGGTGATCGGCACGCTGGCCTGGCCCTCCCCGTGGGTCATTGTCATCggctccttcttctcctgctgCGGGGCAGGGCTGCAGAGCCTCACCGGCGCCCCCCGGCTGCTCCAGGCCATCGCCCGCGACGGCATCGTGCCCTTCCTGCAG GTGTTCGGTCACGGCAAAGCGAACGGAGAGCCCACGTGGGCCCTGCTGCTGACCGCCGGCATATGTGAGATCGGGATCCTGATAGCCTCTCTGGACGCAGTGGCCCCCATCCTCTCCAT GTTCTTCCTGATGTGCTACTTGTTTGTGAACCTGGCGTGTGCGGTCCAGACTCTACTGCGCACCCCCAACTGGAGACCCCGCTTCAAGTTCTACCACTG GACGCTCTCGTTCCTCGGCATGAGTCTGTGTCTCTCCTTGATGTTCATCTCGTCCTGGTACTACGCCTTGGTGGCCATGCTGATCGCTGGGTGCATCTACAAGTACATTGAATACAGAGG GGCAGAGAAGGAGTGGGGAGACGGGATCCGCGGGCTGTCGCTCAACGCCGCCCGCTACGCCCTCATCCGCCTGGAGGAGGCGCCGCCGCACACCAAGAACTGGAG GCCTcagctgctggtgctgctcaACCTGGATGCGGAGTTGGGGGTCAAGCACCGGCGCCTGCTCTCCTTCACCACTCAGCTGAAGGCCGGCAAAGGCCTGACCATCATCGGCTCCGTGCTGGAGGGCACCTACATGAGCAAGGCGGCCGAGGCGAAGCGGTCCGAGCAG AACGTGAAGTCTGCCATGTTGGCTGAGAAGACCAAGGGCTTCTGCCACGTGGTGGCGTCCTCCAACCTGCGCGACGGCTTTTCCCACCTCATCCAGACGGCGGGGCTCGGCGGGATGAAGCACAACTCGGTACTGATGGCCTGGCCGACGAGCTGGAAACACACGCAGGACTCGGTCTCCCGGAGGAACTTCATCG AGACCGTGAGGGAGACGACAGCGGCCCATCAGGCTCTGCTGGTGGCCAAGAATGTGGACGGCTTTCCCGGCAACCAGGAGCGTCTGGAGGGCACCATCGACGTGTGGTGGATCGTGCACGACGGGGGGCTGCtcatgctgctgccttttctgCTCCGACAACACAAA GTGTGGAGGAAGTGCAAGATGCGCCTCTTCACTGTGGCTCAGCTGGACGACAACAGCATCCAGATGAAGAAGGACCTGCAGATGTTCCTTTACCAGCTGCGGCTCGATGCCGAAGTGGAGGTCGTGGAGATG CATGAGCGCGACATCTCGGCCTTCACCTACGAGAAGACCCTGGTGATGGAGCAGCGCTCCCAGATGCTCAAGCAGATGCAGCTGTCGAGGACGGAGCGCGAGAGAGAG ATTCAGAGCATCGCGGACGAGTCTCGCAGCTCCATCAAGAGGAAGAACAGACTCGGTAACGAGCTGCAGCTCCCTCTGGACCACACGCGGCAAGGAGAG GCCCAGCTCATTCACGACAGGAACACCAAGTCCCACGCGACCCTCAACGACAAGGCCGGCCCCGTCCCTGACCGAGTGCACATGACCTGGACCAAGGAGAAGCTCATCGGCGAGCGGAACCGGCAGCGCGAGGCCAACGTCGGGGTGCGGGACCTCTTCAACATGAAGCC GAACCAGTCCAACGTGCGCAGGATGCACACCGCCGTGGAGCTCAACAAGGCCATCGGCAGCAAGTCCAGAGGAGCCCAGCTGGTCCTGCTCAACATGCCGGGTCCACCCAAAAACAAGGGCGGAGACGAGAACT ACATGGAGTTCCTGGAGGTCCTCATGGAGGGGCTGCCCCGGGTCTTGCTGGTGCGGGGAAGCGGGAGGGAGGTCATCACCATCTACTCGTAG
- the LOC108934026 gene encoding solute carrier family 12 member 7-like isoform X4, translating to MGDRFVVIPVPKREEESPHAVDEDISPVEEDGGVSPAGGRQHEQSGGKRSEESTREDGIPRESSPFISNADTEQDSYYDGKNMALFEEEMDSNPMVSSLLNKLANYTNLTQGVVEHEEAENEEGAKRKTVKNPQMGTFIGVYLPCMQNILGVILFLRLTWIVGTAGVLETFAIVFMCCSCTMLTAISMSAIATNGVVPAGGSYYMISRSLGPEFGGAVGLCFYLGTTFAGSMYILGTIEIFLTYIVPNAAIFAAEKKEDAAEAMLNNMRIYGTCCLLFMALVVFVGVKYVNKLALVFLSCVVLSILATYAGVIKTVIEPPDFPVCLLGNRSLENHDFDKCLKTEVFGNATVSTELWKLFCDSPFLNASCDEYFASNNVSEIQGIPGLLSGVISDNLWSNYGPTGMLVEKKGQPSLPAQDASRDGYLPYVFNDIATSFMLLVGIYFPSVTGIMAGSNRSGDLRDAQRSIPTGTILAIATTSFIYMSCVVLFGACIEGVVLRDKFGDSVKRNLVIGTLAWPSPWVIVIGSFFSCCGAGLQSLTGAPRLLQAIARDGIVPFLQVFGHGKANGEPTWALLLTAGICEIGILIASLDAVAPILSMFFLMCYLFVNLACAVQTLLRTPNWRPRFKFYHWTLSFLGMSLCLSLMFISSWYYALVAMLIAGCIYKYIEYRGAEKEWGDGIRGLSLNAARYALIRLEEAPPHTKNWRPQLLVLLNLDAELGVKHRRLLSFTTQLKAGKGLTIIGSVLEGTYMSKAAEAKRSEQNVKSAMLAEKTKGFCHVVASSNLRDGFSHLIQTAGLGGMKHNSVLMAWPTSWKHTQDSVSRRNFIETVRETTAAHQALLVAKNVDGFPGNQERLEGTIDVWWIVHDGGLLMLLPFLLRQHKVWRKCKMRLFTVAQLDDNSIQMKKDLQMFLYQLRLDAEVEVVEMHERDISAFTYEKTLVMEQRSQMLKQMQLSRTEREREAQLIHDRNTKSHATLNDKAGPVPDRVHMTWTKEKLIGERNRQREANVGVRDLFNMKPEWESLNQSNVRRMHTAVELNKAIGSKSRGAQLVLLNMPGPPKNKGGDENYMEFLEVLMEGLPRVLLVRGSGREVITIYS from the exons AGGATGGCATCCCGAGAGAGAGCAGTCCCTTCATCAGCAACGCCGACACGGAGCAGGACAGTTACTACGATGGGAAGAACATGGCGCTCTTCGAG GAGGAGATGGACAGCAACCCCATGGTCTCGTCTCTGCTCAACAAACTGGCCAACTACACGAACCTGACGCAGGGGGTCGTCGAGCACGAGGAGGCCGAGAACGAGGAGGGGGCCAAGAGGAAGACGGTCAAG AATCCACAGATGGGCACCTTCATTGGCGTCTACCTGCCCTGCATGCAGAACATCCTGGGCGTCATCCTCTTCCTGCGTCTCACCTGGATCGTGGGCACGGCCGGCGTCCTGGAGACCTTCGCCATCGTCTTCATGTGTTGCTCCTGC ACGATGCTAACGGCCATATCGATGAGCGCCATCGCAACCAACGGCGTGGTACCAG CTGGCGGTTCCTATTACATGATTTCCCGCTCCCTGGGACCCGAGTTTGGCGGAGCTGTGGGCCTCTGCTTCTACCTGGGCACCACGTTCGCCGGGTCCATGTACATCCTGGGTACCATCGAGATCTTTCTT ACTTACATAGTGCCCAACGCTGCCATCTTCGCGGCGGAGAAGAAGGAAGACGCGGCGGAGGCCATGCTCAATAACATGCGCATCTACGGCACTTGCTGCCTGCTCTTCATGGCCCTGGTGGTCTTCGTGGGCGTGAAGTACGTCAACAAGCTGGCGTTGGTCTTCCTGTCCTGCGTGGTGCTCTCCATCTTGGCCACGTACGCCGGGGTCATCAAGACGGTCATCGAGCCCCCAGACTTCCC cgTCTGCCTGCTGGGCAACCGGAGCCTGGAGAACCACGACTTCGACAAGTGCCTGAAGACAGAGGTGTTCGGCAACGCAACGGTGAGCACGGAGCTGTGGAAGCTCTTCTGCGACAGCCCGTTCCTCAACGCCTCCTGCGACGAGTACTTCGCCTCCAACAACGTGAGCGAGATACAGGGCATCCCCGGGCTCCTGAGCGGCGTCATCTCGG ACAACCTGTGGAGCAACTACGGGCCGACCGGGATGCTCGTAGAGAAGAAAGGGCAGCCCTCTTTGCCTGCCCAAGACGCCTCGAGGGACGGCTACCTACCCTATGTGTTCAACGACATCGCCACGTCCTTCATGCTGCTGGTGGGGATCTACTTTCCCTCAGTGACGG GAATTATGGCTGGATCCAACAGGTCCGGAGACCTGCGAGATGCCCAGAGGTCCATTCCCACTGGGACCATCCTGGCCATAGCGACCACCTCCTTTATCT ACATGTCTTGCGTCGTCTTGTTTGGCGCCTGCATCGAGGGTGTTGTTCTGAGGGACAA GTTTGGTGACTCGGTCAAAAGGAACCTGGTGATCGGCACGCTGGCCTGGCCCTCCCCGTGGGTCATTGTCATCggctccttcttctcctgctgCGGGGCAGGGCTGCAGAGCCTCACCGGCGCCCCCCGGCTGCTCCAGGCCATCGCCCGCGACGGCATCGTGCCCTTCCTGCAG GTGTTCGGTCACGGCAAAGCGAACGGAGAGCCCACGTGGGCCCTGCTGCTGACCGCCGGCATATGTGAGATCGGGATCCTGATAGCCTCTCTGGACGCAGTGGCCCCCATCCTCTCCAT GTTCTTCCTGATGTGCTACTTGTTTGTGAACCTGGCGTGTGCGGTCCAGACTCTACTGCGCACCCCCAACTGGAGACCCCGCTTCAAGTTCTACCACTG GACGCTCTCGTTCCTCGGCATGAGTCTGTGTCTCTCCTTGATGTTCATCTCGTCCTGGTACTACGCCTTGGTGGCCATGCTGATCGCTGGGTGCATCTACAAGTACATTGAATACAGAGG GGCAGAGAAGGAGTGGGGAGACGGGATCCGCGGGCTGTCGCTCAACGCCGCCCGCTACGCCCTCATCCGCCTGGAGGAGGCGCCGCCGCACACCAAGAACTGGAG GCCTcagctgctggtgctgctcaACCTGGATGCGGAGTTGGGGGTCAAGCACCGGCGCCTGCTCTCCTTCACCACTCAGCTGAAGGCCGGCAAAGGCCTGACCATCATCGGCTCCGTGCTGGAGGGCACCTACATGAGCAAGGCGGCCGAGGCGAAGCGGTCCGAGCAG AACGTGAAGTCTGCCATGTTGGCTGAGAAGACCAAGGGCTTCTGCCACGTGGTGGCGTCCTCCAACCTGCGCGACGGCTTTTCCCACCTCATCCAGACGGCGGGGCTCGGCGGGATGAAGCACAACTCGGTACTGATGGCCTGGCCGACGAGCTGGAAACACACGCAGGACTCGGTCTCCCGGAGGAACTTCATCG AGACCGTGAGGGAGACGACAGCGGCCCATCAGGCTCTGCTGGTGGCCAAGAATGTGGACGGCTTTCCCGGCAACCAGGAGCGTCTGGAGGGCACCATCGACGTGTGGTGGATCGTGCACGACGGGGGGCTGCtcatgctgctgccttttctgCTCCGACAACACAAA GTGTGGAGGAAGTGCAAGATGCGCCTCTTCACTGTGGCTCAGCTGGACGACAACAGCATCCAGATGAAGAAGGACCTGCAGATGTTCCTTTACCAGCTGCGGCTCGATGCCGAAGTGGAGGTCGTGGAGATG CATGAGCGCGACATCTCGGCCTTCACCTACGAGAAGACCCTGGTGATGGAGCAGCGCTCCCAGATGCTCAAGCAGATGCAGCTGTCGAGGACGGAGCGCGAGAGAGAG GCCCAGCTCATTCACGACAGGAACACCAAGTCCCACGCGACCCTCAACGACAAGGCCGGCCCCGTCCCTGACCGAGTGCACATGACCTGGACCAAGGAGAAGCTCATCGGCGAGCGGAACCGGCAGCGCGAGGCCAACGTCGGGGTGCGGGACCTCTTCAACATGAAGCC AGAGTGGGAGAGTCT GAACCAGTCCAACGTGCGCAGGATGCACACCGCCGTGGAGCTCAACAAGGCCATCGGCAGCAAGTCCAGAGGAGCCCAGCTGGTCCTGCTCAACATGCCGGGTCCACCCAAAAACAAGGGCGGAGACGAGAACT ACATGGAGTTCCTGGAGGTCCTCATGGAGGGGCTGCCCCGGGTCTTGCTGGTGCGGGGAAGCGGGAGGGAGGTCATCACCATCTACTCGTAG
- the LOC108934026 gene encoding solute carrier family 12 member 7-like isoform X5 has protein sequence MGDRFVVIPVPKREEESPHAVDEDISPVEEDGGVSPAGGRQHEQSGGKRSEESTREDGIPRESSPFISNADTEQDSYYDGKNMALFEEEMDSNPMVSSLLNKLANYTNLTQGVVEHEEAENEEGAKRKTVKNPQMGTFIGVYLPCMQNILGVILFLRLTWIVGTAGVLETFAIVFMCCSCTMLTAISMSAIATNGVVPAGGSYYMISRSLGPEFGGAVGLCFYLGTTFAGSMYILGTIEIFLTYIVPNAAIFAAEKKEDAAEAMLNNMRIYGTCCLLFMALVVFVGVKYVNKLALVFLSCVVLSILATYAGVIKTVIEPPDFPVCLLGNRSLENHDFDKCLKTEVFGNATVSTELWKLFCDSPFLNASCDEYFASNNVSEIQGIPGLLSGVISDNLWSNYGPTGMLVEKKGQPSLPAQDASRDGYLPYVFNDIATSFMLLVGIYFPSVTGIMAGSNRSGDLRDAQRSIPTGTILAIATTSFIYMSCVVLFGACIEGVVLRDKFGDSVKRNLVIGTLAWPSPWVIVIGSFFSCCGAGLQSLTGAPRLLQAIARDGIVPFLQVFGHGKANGEPTWALLLTAGICEIGILIASLDAVAPILSMFFLMCYLFVNLACAVQTLLRTPNWRPRFKFYHWTLSFLGMSLCLSLMFISSWYYALVAMLIAGCIYKYIEYRGAEKEWGDGIRGLSLNAARYALIRLEEAPPHTKNWRPQLLVLLNLDAELGVKHRRLLSFTTQLKAGKGLTIIGSVLEGTYMSKAAEAKRSEQNVKSAMLAEKTKGFCHVVASSNLRDGFSHLIQTAGLGGMKHNSVLMAWPTSWKHTQDSVSRRNFIETVRETTAAHQALLVAKNVDGFPGNQERLEGTIDVWWIVHDGGLLMLLPFLLRQHKVWRKCKMRLFTVAQLDDNSIQMKKDLQMFLYQLRLDAEVEVVEMHERDISAFTYEKTLVMEQRSQMLKQMQLSRTEREREAQLIHDRNTKSHATLNDKAGPVPDRVHMTWTKEKLIGERNRQREANVGVRDLFNMKPNQSNVRRMHTAVELNKAIGSKSRGAQLVLLNMPGPPKNKGGDENYMEFLEVLMEGLPRVLLVRGSGREVITIYS, from the exons AGGATGGCATCCCGAGAGAGAGCAGTCCCTTCATCAGCAACGCCGACACGGAGCAGGACAGTTACTACGATGGGAAGAACATGGCGCTCTTCGAG GAGGAGATGGACAGCAACCCCATGGTCTCGTCTCTGCTCAACAAACTGGCCAACTACACGAACCTGACGCAGGGGGTCGTCGAGCACGAGGAGGCCGAGAACGAGGAGGGGGCCAAGAGGAAGACGGTCAAG AATCCACAGATGGGCACCTTCATTGGCGTCTACCTGCCCTGCATGCAGAACATCCTGGGCGTCATCCTCTTCCTGCGTCTCACCTGGATCGTGGGCACGGCCGGCGTCCTGGAGACCTTCGCCATCGTCTTCATGTGTTGCTCCTGC ACGATGCTAACGGCCATATCGATGAGCGCCATCGCAACCAACGGCGTGGTACCAG CTGGCGGTTCCTATTACATGATTTCCCGCTCCCTGGGACCCGAGTTTGGCGGAGCTGTGGGCCTCTGCTTCTACCTGGGCACCACGTTCGCCGGGTCCATGTACATCCTGGGTACCATCGAGATCTTTCTT ACTTACATAGTGCCCAACGCTGCCATCTTCGCGGCGGAGAAGAAGGAAGACGCGGCGGAGGCCATGCTCAATAACATGCGCATCTACGGCACTTGCTGCCTGCTCTTCATGGCCCTGGTGGTCTTCGTGGGCGTGAAGTACGTCAACAAGCTGGCGTTGGTCTTCCTGTCCTGCGTGGTGCTCTCCATCTTGGCCACGTACGCCGGGGTCATCAAGACGGTCATCGAGCCCCCAGACTTCCC cgTCTGCCTGCTGGGCAACCGGAGCCTGGAGAACCACGACTTCGACAAGTGCCTGAAGACAGAGGTGTTCGGCAACGCAACGGTGAGCACGGAGCTGTGGAAGCTCTTCTGCGACAGCCCGTTCCTCAACGCCTCCTGCGACGAGTACTTCGCCTCCAACAACGTGAGCGAGATACAGGGCATCCCCGGGCTCCTGAGCGGCGTCATCTCGG ACAACCTGTGGAGCAACTACGGGCCGACCGGGATGCTCGTAGAGAAGAAAGGGCAGCCCTCTTTGCCTGCCCAAGACGCCTCGAGGGACGGCTACCTACCCTATGTGTTCAACGACATCGCCACGTCCTTCATGCTGCTGGTGGGGATCTACTTTCCCTCAGTGACGG GAATTATGGCTGGATCCAACAGGTCCGGAGACCTGCGAGATGCCCAGAGGTCCATTCCCACTGGGACCATCCTGGCCATAGCGACCACCTCCTTTATCT ACATGTCTTGCGTCGTCTTGTTTGGCGCCTGCATCGAGGGTGTTGTTCTGAGGGACAA GTTTGGTGACTCGGTCAAAAGGAACCTGGTGATCGGCACGCTGGCCTGGCCCTCCCCGTGGGTCATTGTCATCggctccttcttctcctgctgCGGGGCAGGGCTGCAGAGCCTCACCGGCGCCCCCCGGCTGCTCCAGGCCATCGCCCGCGACGGCATCGTGCCCTTCCTGCAG GTGTTCGGTCACGGCAAAGCGAACGGAGAGCCCACGTGGGCCCTGCTGCTGACCGCCGGCATATGTGAGATCGGGATCCTGATAGCCTCTCTGGACGCAGTGGCCCCCATCCTCTCCAT GTTCTTCCTGATGTGCTACTTGTTTGTGAACCTGGCGTGTGCGGTCCAGACTCTACTGCGCACCCCCAACTGGAGACCCCGCTTCAAGTTCTACCACTG GACGCTCTCGTTCCTCGGCATGAGTCTGTGTCTCTCCTTGATGTTCATCTCGTCCTGGTACTACGCCTTGGTGGCCATGCTGATCGCTGGGTGCATCTACAAGTACATTGAATACAGAGG GGCAGAGAAGGAGTGGGGAGACGGGATCCGCGGGCTGTCGCTCAACGCCGCCCGCTACGCCCTCATCCGCCTGGAGGAGGCGCCGCCGCACACCAAGAACTGGAG GCCTcagctgctggtgctgctcaACCTGGATGCGGAGTTGGGGGTCAAGCACCGGCGCCTGCTCTCCTTCACCACTCAGCTGAAGGCCGGCAAAGGCCTGACCATCATCGGCTCCGTGCTGGAGGGCACCTACATGAGCAAGGCGGCCGAGGCGAAGCGGTCCGAGCAG AACGTGAAGTCTGCCATGTTGGCTGAGAAGACCAAGGGCTTCTGCCACGTGGTGGCGTCCTCCAACCTGCGCGACGGCTTTTCCCACCTCATCCAGACGGCGGGGCTCGGCGGGATGAAGCACAACTCGGTACTGATGGCCTGGCCGACGAGCTGGAAACACACGCAGGACTCGGTCTCCCGGAGGAACTTCATCG AGACCGTGAGGGAGACGACAGCGGCCCATCAGGCTCTGCTGGTGGCCAAGAATGTGGACGGCTTTCCCGGCAACCAGGAGCGTCTGGAGGGCACCATCGACGTGTGGTGGATCGTGCACGACGGGGGGCTGCtcatgctgctgccttttctgCTCCGACAACACAAA GTGTGGAGGAAGTGCAAGATGCGCCTCTTCACTGTGGCTCAGCTGGACGACAACAGCATCCAGATGAAGAAGGACCTGCAGATGTTCCTTTACCAGCTGCGGCTCGATGCCGAAGTGGAGGTCGTGGAGATG CATGAGCGCGACATCTCGGCCTTCACCTACGAGAAGACCCTGGTGATGGAGCAGCGCTCCCAGATGCTCAAGCAGATGCAGCTGTCGAGGACGGAGCGCGAGAGAGAG GCCCAGCTCATTCACGACAGGAACACCAAGTCCCACGCGACCCTCAACGACAAGGCCGGCCCCGTCCCTGACCGAGTGCACATGACCTGGACCAAGGAGAAGCTCATCGGCGAGCGGAACCGGCAGCGCGAGGCCAACGTCGGGGTGCGGGACCTCTTCAACATGAAGCC GAACCAGTCCAACGTGCGCAGGATGCACACCGCCGTGGAGCTCAACAAGGCCATCGGCAGCAAGTCCAGAGGAGCCCAGCTGGTCCTGCTCAACATGCCGGGTCCACCCAAAAACAAGGGCGGAGACGAGAACT ACATGGAGTTCCTGGAGGTCCTCATGGAGGGGCTGCCCCGGGTCTTGCTGGTGCGGGGAAGCGGGAGGGAGGTCATCACCATCTACTCGTAG